The Trinickia acidisoli genome includes a window with the following:
- a CDS encoding TetR/AcrR family transcriptional regulator produces MDNQTRSEISRKKAIDAALTILSREGVGGLTFDSLARESGISKGGLLHQFRTRHGVLCALLDYQRQQFEQIGRNYLEKEGATKAEPILAAHIAIYREAIKQPRSVARAGLAALIESPALLEDIKTTDTVTIKALQDQAADPDLSLLRYFAASGIAFHTLLGTSPLSESARNRLFVRLLDEASWPAQTSPPKRRSKRRAD; encoded by the coding sequence ATGGATAACCAGACCCGTTCAGAGATTTCTCGTAAGAAGGCCATTGACGCCGCGCTGACCATTCTGTCGCGAGAGGGGGTCGGCGGACTGACGTTCGATTCGCTGGCGCGCGAAAGCGGCATCAGCAAGGGCGGACTCCTGCATCAATTTCGTACGCGGCACGGTGTGCTGTGTGCGCTGCTCGATTACCAACGGCAGCAGTTCGAGCAGATTGGGCGGAACTATCTGGAGAAGGAAGGCGCGACCAAGGCCGAACCGATTCTGGCGGCCCACATCGCGATTTACCGAGAAGCCATCAAGCAGCCGCGTTCGGTGGCACGGGCCGGTCTTGCCGCGCTGATCGAAAGTCCGGCATTGCTAGAAGACATCAAGACGACTGACACAGTCACCATCAAGGCGTTGCAAGACCAAGCGGCCGACCCGGATTTATCGCTGTTGCGATACTTCGCTGCTAGCGGTATCGCATTTCACACGCTGTTGGGTACGTCGCCGTTGAGCGAATCGGCTCGCAACAGACTCTTCGTCCGACTCCTCGACGAAGCAAGTTGGCCGGCTCAGACGTCGCCTCCCAAACGTCGTTCCAAGCGCCGCGCGGACTGA
- a CDS encoding paraquat-inducible protein A encodes MNEAKLIACHECDLLQWNAPLSERGTARCRRCSATLYRSLPITYDQALALSLAAAVMFAVANCFPIIALWVEGAFVEATLFGAVSSLWNDGMWPLAGLVFVTTILMPSVNIAAVIYLLLPLHLGHSPWRFELVLRVLKHVAPWSMVEVLMLAMLVALVKLEYFATVVPGFGIWAFGAVMVLLAAAAVSFDPADIRARIHSLSGDHPASHVPEAGTTALTAARAGLFVCHDCGLVSKPLARVHVGICPRCGAILHLRKPQSLARTWAFLSAATVLYVPAVLLPVMVTRTVFGTRSDTLLSGVVLLWASGSWALAMVVFIASIVVPLLKILSLTYLAWSTQLRSRAVTRKRTRIYRVVELVGRWSMLDIYVITLLVALVRFDSMATIDAGPGAIAFGAVVVLTLFAALSFDPRLIWDAVESEGE; translated from the coding sequence ATGAATGAAGCGAAACTGATCGCGTGTCACGAATGTGATTTGCTCCAATGGAACGCCCCCTTATCCGAACGCGGAACGGCTCGCTGCCGACGCTGCAGCGCGACCCTCTATCGAAGCCTGCCGATAACGTACGATCAGGCGCTTGCGCTTTCATTGGCTGCCGCTGTCATGTTTGCGGTTGCCAACTGCTTTCCGATCATCGCACTTTGGGTCGAGGGCGCATTTGTCGAAGCGACGCTGTTCGGGGCGGTTTCGTCGCTGTGGAACGATGGTATGTGGCCTTTGGCCGGCCTTGTGTTCGTGACGACGATCCTGATGCCTTCAGTGAACATCGCAGCAGTGATCTATCTGCTTTTGCCGTTGCATTTGGGTCATTCGCCCTGGCGATTCGAGCTGGTTCTGCGTGTGCTCAAGCACGTTGCGCCTTGGTCAATGGTCGAAGTGCTCATGCTCGCCATGCTGGTCGCGCTCGTCAAACTCGAGTATTTCGCGACCGTCGTTCCCGGCTTTGGGATCTGGGCGTTCGGTGCGGTGATGGTGCTGCTCGCAGCCGCGGCAGTTTCGTTCGATCCGGCTGACATAAGGGCACGTATCCACAGCTTGTCAGGTGATCACCCCGCGTCGCACGTGCCGGAGGCAGGTACAACGGCCCTGACCGCGGCTCGCGCCGGTCTATTCGTGTGCCACGACTGCGGCCTCGTGTCCAAGCCGCTCGCTCGTGTCCATGTCGGGATCTGCCCACGATGTGGCGCGATATTGCATCTGCGCAAACCTCAGAGTCTCGCGCGCACCTGGGCATTTCTGTCAGCCGCGACGGTTCTCTACGTCCCGGCTGTTCTCCTGCCGGTTATGGTCACTCGTACCGTGTTCGGTACTCGATCCGACACACTCTTGAGCGGCGTCGTATTGCTCTGGGCCTCCGGCTCGTGGGCGCTCGCCATGGTCGTTTTCATTGCCAGCATCGTGGTGCCGTTGCTGAAAATCCTGTCGCTCACGTATCTCGCCTGGAGTACGCAGTTGCGCTCCCGTGCGGTCACGCGAAAACGAACGCGGATCTACCGGGTGGTCGAACTCGTGGGCCGCTGGTCGATGCTCGATATCTACGTCATTACCCTCCTGGTCGCACTCGTCCGATTCGATTCGATGGCGACGATCGATGCGGGTCCTGGCGCGATCGCATTCGGAGCGGTAGTCGTGTTGACCCTATTCGCTGCATTGTCGTTCGATCCCCGGCTGATATGGGACGCTGTGGAGTCAGAAGGTGAATAA
- a CDS encoding PqiB family protein — translation MSRQKNSEGAADFPTAVAVQRSGWQVRMVWLVPVGAVLIAGGLAVQALMQRGPTITIRFATGEGIEAGKTKIKFKNVDVGVIKRLALSDDHKTVLARAEMTRGAAGMLVDDTRFWVVRPRITAGTVSGIGTLISGSHIGMDVGTSQKARRNFVGLESPPALASGTQGREFVLKSATIGSLDIGSPVFFRRLQVGQVVSYALDPDGAGMTIRVFINAPYDKYVTNDTRFWHASGVDVTLDATGVKIDTESVASILIGGLAFENPPDTTSTTEADALQPYELFAARTEAMKPHDTIVDKYVLNFKESVRGLNVGAPVDFRGIVIGEVAAIRAHFDPATRAFSIPVEVNIYPERLISRDNWDGSIGSTSSERKQFADYLIAKGLRAQLRTGNLLTGQLYVAIDFFPAAPKAKVDWSKKMPQLPTVPGNLQGLQESITNLVAKLNEIPFKGIGTDLRKTLGDADTLLNTINTDIAPDAKATLTAAREALTSANRTLQSDSPLQQSTVETMHELSQAAVSIRTLAEYLERHPEALIRGKSKDKP, via the coding sequence GTGTCGAGACAGAAAAATAGCGAAGGCGCGGCAGACTTTCCGACGGCAGTCGCCGTGCAGCGGTCGGGGTGGCAGGTACGGATGGTATGGCTTGTGCCCGTGGGGGCCGTTTTGATTGCGGGCGGCCTGGCCGTGCAGGCGTTGATGCAACGAGGCCCGACTATCACCATCCGCTTCGCCACAGGTGAGGGCATCGAGGCCGGCAAGACAAAGATCAAGTTCAAGAACGTCGACGTTGGCGTAATCAAGCGTCTTGCACTTTCCGACGATCACAAGACAGTGCTTGCCCGTGCTGAAATGACTCGCGGCGCTGCCGGCATGCTCGTCGACGATACCCGCTTCTGGGTCGTGCGCCCGCGCATTACCGCAGGCACGGTATCGGGCATCGGCACGTTGATATCCGGTTCTCACATCGGCATGGACGTCGGCACGTCGCAAAAGGCGCGACGCAATTTCGTCGGTCTCGAGTCGCCGCCGGCCTTGGCGTCCGGCACGCAGGGGCGAGAATTCGTGCTCAAGAGCGCGACCATCGGCTCGCTCGATATCGGTTCGCCCGTATTCTTCAGGCGGCTTCAGGTCGGTCAGGTTGTCTCGTACGCACTTGACCCTGACGGCGCAGGCATGACCATACGCGTCTTTATCAATGCGCCTTACGATAAATACGTCACGAACGACACCCGCTTCTGGCACGCAAGCGGCGTGGATGTGACGTTGGACGCGACCGGCGTGAAGATCGATACCGAATCCGTGGCGTCGATCCTGATCGGCGGACTTGCATTCGAGAACCCGCCGGACACAACGTCCACGACCGAAGCCGACGCGCTGCAACCGTACGAGTTGTTCGCTGCACGCACCGAGGCGATGAAGCCGCACGACACGATCGTCGACAAATACGTGTTGAACTTCAAGGAGTCGGTGCGTGGATTGAATGTGGGTGCACCTGTCGACTTTCGGGGGATCGTCATTGGCGAAGTGGCGGCGATCCGTGCGCACTTCGATCCTGCCACCCGGGCGTTCAGTATTCCCGTCGAGGTGAACATTTATCCGGAGCGACTGATTTCGCGAGACAACTGGGACGGCAGCATTGGAAGCACGTCGTCGGAGCGAAAGCAGTTCGCGGACTACTTGATAGCGAAAGGGCTACGGGCGCAGCTAAGGACAGGGAATCTTCTAACCGGGCAACTGTATGTCGCGATCGACTTCTTCCCCGCCGCACCGAAGGCGAAAGTGGACTGGAGTAAGAAGATGCCCCAACTGCCGACGGTGCCAGGCAACTTGCAGGGCTTGCAGGAATCCATCACCAATCTCGTCGCGAAGCTCAACGAGATTCCGTTTAAGGGGATCGGCACGGACCTGCGCAAAACGCTCGGCGATGCGGACACGCTACTCAATACCATCAACACGGATATAGCACCCGACGCAAAAGCGACGCTGACCGCGGCGCGAGAGGCGCTGACGTCGGCGAATCGCACGCTGCAAAGCGACTCCCCATTGCAGCAAAGCACGGTCGAAACCATGCATGAATTGTCACAAGCGGCAGTCTCGATTCGCACGTTGGCGGAATATCTCGAACGTCACCCGGAAGCGCTGATTCGTGGCAAGTCCAAGGACAAACCATGA
- a CDS encoding PqiC family protein, whose amino-acid sequence MIVSTFFVGCSTSPASRFYTLSAVQIAEPRPGIEPIAIAMGPVTVPELVDRPQIVSTIDANRVSIDEFARWADPLKSQIARTLAADLMQLMPGSVVSVYPQRASDNGYRVSVDVQRFDSPTSGAVTLAAIWSVRSPKGNVLDGHAVVHEAVSEPGYDALVNAHSRALSSVAKDIAVAMQSALAQ is encoded by the coding sequence ATGATCGTGTCGACCTTTTTCGTGGGGTGCTCGACGTCGCCGGCCTCCAGGTTCTATACGCTGAGTGCCGTTCAAATCGCCGAACCGCGGCCCGGTATAGAGCCGATTGCGATTGCGATGGGTCCGGTTACGGTTCCGGAGCTTGTCGATCGACCGCAAATCGTGTCTACGATCGACGCGAACCGTGTATCCATAGACGAATTCGCTCGCTGGGCCGATCCGCTGAAGAGTCAGATCGCGCGCACGCTGGCGGCGGACCTCATGCAACTCATGCCCGGTTCGGTCGTGTCGGTCTATCCGCAGCGGGCGAGTGACAACGGCTATCGAGTCAGCGTCGACGTACAGCGTTTTGATTCACCGACAAGCGGGGCGGTGACGCTGGCGGCGATCTGGTCGGTGCGTTCGCCAAAAGGCAACGTCCTTGACGGACACGCTGTCGTACACGAGGCCGTGAGCGAGCCTGGATACGACGCGCTGGTCAACGCACATAGTCGGGCACTCTCGTCGGTGGCCAAGGATATCGCGGTAGCCATGCAATCCGCGTTAGCGCAGTGA
- a CDS encoding LacI family DNA-binding transcriptional regulator — MTTNDPTPPNVTLEQIARAAGVSPSTVSRILNGTVRVSSAKRQAVEQAIVQFRYKPNALARSLASGRTGTIGVLTQTIASPFYAEWLHGVEDALNEPGLTPVFVSSRWNIDEERARIEDLIARRVDGIIALHGQLDESCLEEFSRQTPMVVLGRSFPYYPALSGFPLDNVRGAFDATSHLIAQGHRKIAFIAGPTDHADALERMVGYRMALDEAGIGFDAVRIEQGDFLEPGGVSAMERLFERRVAFTAVFCANDQTAYGARLVLYRRGLRVPEDVSIVGFDDVPTSQYTTPPLTTVRQPIYEIGRQAAEMIVQLIRKEPVTVRTIPLSLIVRETTCAPGSADSKAKLAD, encoded by the coding sequence ATGACGACTAACGATCCAACCCCGCCCAACGTCACGCTCGAACAGATCGCGCGCGCCGCCGGTGTTTCTCCGAGCACGGTATCGCGAATTCTGAACGGGACGGTACGAGTCTCGTCTGCCAAGCGGCAGGCGGTTGAGCAGGCCATCGTTCAGTTCAGATATAAGCCGAACGCACTCGCGCGCAGTCTCGCCAGCGGCAGGACCGGCACCATCGGCGTGCTGACTCAAACCATTGCGAGTCCGTTTTACGCCGAGTGGCTTCACGGTGTCGAAGACGCGCTCAATGAGCCCGGACTCACGCCGGTCTTCGTTAGCAGTCGCTGGAATATCGACGAGGAGAGGGCGCGTATCGAGGACCTCATCGCGCGGCGGGTCGACGGCATCATCGCGCTGCATGGGCAGCTCGATGAAAGCTGCCTGGAAGAATTTTCCCGGCAAACGCCGATGGTCGTACTCGGGCGCTCGTTCCCGTATTACCCTGCGCTGTCCGGGTTTCCTCTCGATAACGTTCGCGGTGCATTTGACGCAACATCACATCTGATCGCTCAGGGGCACCGCAAGATCGCTTTTATCGCCGGCCCGACAGATCACGCGGATGCGCTCGAGCGGATGGTCGGTTACCGGATGGCGCTCGACGAGGCCGGCATTGGTTTCGATGCCGTTCGTATCGAGCAGGGGGACTTTCTCGAACCCGGTGGCGTCTCGGCCATGGAGCGTTTGTTTGAGCGTCGAGTCGCGTTTACGGCGGTATTCTGCGCGAACGATCAAACGGCTTACGGAGCACGTTTGGTTCTCTATCGGCGTGGCCTACGCGTGCCGGAAGACGTTTCGATCGTCGGATTCGACGACGTGCCGACCTCGCAGTACACCACGCCGCCGCTTACCACCGTGCGTCAGCCGATCTATGAAATCGGCCGGCAAGCCGCGGAAATGATCGTGCAGTTGATTCGCAAGGAGCCCGTTACGGTGCGCACTATTCCGCTGAGTCTGATCGTGCGGGAGACCACTTGCGCACCAGGCTCCGCCGACTCCAAAGCAAAATTGGCAGATTGA
- a CDS encoding ABC transporter substrate-binding protein yields the protein MKFRFSVLATSVLLGFAAISAHANTTLRVAVYPKLDQAIKDALPAWKKLHPDVDIEVSAHEIGDHHNAMLTALATGSDLPDVMAVEVGYIGRFAAGGGLEDLSKPPYNAGQYKSDFIHYTFAQATTQDGAIVGMPSDIGPGTLFYRKDILDKAGVSEADLTRSWDSYLAAGQKIKQATGAYLLASARDIEDIYVRANLKDGEGLYFDNAGNPEVTTPRFVKAFELAKKTRNLGLDAKITPWTNDWSEAFKRGTIATQMMGAWLGGHLASWLAPDTKGLWRATNLPDGAYASFGGTFYSIPTKAKQKALSWEFIKFMTTRQDMQLNSFKSIDAFPALLSAQKSDFFAQPVAFLGGEKARVIWRDAAAHIPSIPRNKYDQVAEEAVHSALDRVVDDNEDIPTALKEAQDEIVHRIRR from the coding sequence ATGAAATTTCGTTTTTCGGTGCTTGCGACTTCCGTTTTGCTGGGATTCGCGGCAATCAGCGCCCATGCCAACACGACCTTGAGGGTGGCCGTCTATCCGAAGCTCGATCAGGCAATCAAGGATGCATTGCCCGCCTGGAAGAAGCTTCACCCCGACGTCGACATCGAGGTGTCGGCACACGAGATCGGCGATCACCACAACGCCATGCTGACTGCGCTCGCGACGGGCTCGGATTTGCCTGACGTCATGGCGGTGGAGGTGGGCTACATCGGCCGCTTTGCAGCAGGCGGCGGCCTCGAGGATCTTTCGAAGCCGCCCTACAACGCGGGCCAATACAAGAGCGACTTCATCCATTACACCTTCGCGCAGGCCACGACGCAAGATGGGGCGATCGTCGGCATGCCTTCGGACATCGGCCCGGGAACGCTCTTCTATCGAAAGGACATTCTCGATAAAGCCGGCGTGAGCGAAGCCGACCTGACGCGCTCCTGGGACTCTTATCTGGCGGCCGGACAGAAGATCAAGCAGGCGACGGGTGCCTATTTGCTGGCCTCGGCGCGCGATATCGAAGACATCTATGTCCGCGCCAACCTCAAGGATGGCGAGGGTTTGTACTTTGACAACGCGGGCAATCCGGAAGTCACCACGCCACGCTTCGTCAAAGCCTTCGAACTTGCAAAGAAGACGCGCAATCTGGGCCTGGACGCGAAGATCACGCCGTGGACGAACGATTGGTCGGAAGCATTCAAGCGGGGCACCATCGCGACCCAAATGATGGGCGCGTGGCTCGGCGGCCATCTTGCGAGTTGGCTCGCACCGGACACGAAGGGACTGTGGCGTGCGACCAATCTGCCCGATGGGGCGTATGCCTCCTTTGGCGGTACGTTCTATTCGATCCCGACCAAGGCTAAACAGAAGGCGCTTTCCTGGGAGTTCATCAAGTTCATGACGACCCGGCAAGACATGCAGCTCAATTCGTTCAAGTCGATCGACGCTTTCCCGGCGCTCTTGTCGGCGCAGAAGTCCGACTTCTTCGCTCAGCCGGTGGCGTTTCTCGGTGGCGAAAAAGCGCGCGTGATCTGGCGCGATGCCGCAGCGCACATCCCGTCTATTCCGCGCAACAAGTATGACCAAGTGGCGGAAGAAGCGGTCCACTCGGCGCTCGATAGGGTGGTGGACGACAACGAAGACATTCCCACCGCGCTGAAGGAAGCCCAGGACGAGATCGTGCATCGCATCCGCCGTTGA
- a CDS encoding carbohydrate ABC transporter permease, protein MNRLMSQSDATVPESSTAPALPTASRRRLFSDPLKVAPYLFLAPFFLLFATFIAFPLLFSLFLAFHSWDATSGLAGMKWVGLSNFTFTLTDRWFWKSLYNTAYMALASGLPQHLIALPLAFFLQTCFRRWRNFVVGLYFLPFITSSVAIALIFSSLYSTDYGMINLAIAEVAKLPGLHWILPSHRIEWLTDAANIKPAVSIVVFWRYVGWNTVLYLSALQTIPGELYEAAKIDGANAWQQFRLVVLPLLKPMIYLAVTLSIIGGLQLFEEPFILLPNEGMGTDQSGLTTAVYMYRTAFHDGDFGTASSIAWLLFVAITGLMWVNTRIFNRSGMKETGQ, encoded by the coding sequence ATGAATCGCTTGATGTCCCAATCCGATGCGACCGTGCCGGAGTCCAGTACGGCGCCTGCGTTGCCCACGGCCAGCCGGCGGCGGTTGTTCTCGGACCCGTTGAAGGTCGCTCCGTATCTCTTCCTGGCGCCGTTCTTTCTGCTGTTCGCCACGTTTATTGCCTTCCCGCTGCTGTTTTCGCTATTTCTAGCGTTTCATAGTTGGGATGCGACCTCGGGGCTCGCGGGCATGAAGTGGGTGGGCCTGTCGAATTTCACTTTTACGCTAACCGATCGCTGGTTTTGGAAGTCGCTGTACAACACAGCGTACATGGCGCTCGCGTCGGGACTGCCGCAGCATCTGATCGCGCTGCCGCTGGCGTTCTTTCTGCAAACCTGTTTTCGCCGCTGGCGCAATTTTGTCGTCGGCCTGTACTTTCTGCCGTTCATCACGTCGAGCGTGGCCATCGCGCTGATCTTCTCGTCGTTGTACTCGACCGATTACGGCATGATCAATCTCGCGATCGCCGAAGTCGCCAAACTGCCGGGGCTGCACTGGATCTTGCCGAGTCATCGCATCGAATGGCTGACCGATGCCGCGAACATCAAGCCCGCCGTTTCGATCGTCGTTTTCTGGCGTTATGTCGGGTGGAATACGGTGCTGTATTTGTCCGCGCTCCAGACCATTCCCGGCGAACTCTACGAAGCGGCGAAGATCGATGGCGCGAATGCTTGGCAGCAATTCAGATTGGTCGTCCTTCCGCTACTGAAGCCGATGATCTACCTCGCCGTCACGCTATCCATCATCGGCGGGCTGCAACTGTTCGAAGAGCCGTTCATTCTTTTGCCCAACGAGGGGATGGGAACCGATCAGTCGGGCCTCACCACGGCCGTCTATATGTATCGCACGGCATTTCACGACGGTGATTTCGGAACGGCGAGTTCGATCGCATGGCTGCTGTTCGTCGCCATCACCGGACTCATGTGGGTCAACACGCGCATCTTCAATCGCAGCGGCATGAAGGAGACCGGGCAATGA
- a CDS encoding carbohydrate ABC transporter permease, with protein sequence MMIRSRNRARYLGYAIVSAGAVLMFSPFYFMFVFATHSSSEIFSMPPPLWFGHAFLDNMASLVRHIPFWRNLGWSFYTSILQTLLTLLVTSMAGYAFAMYEFRFKKALFAVALTGMLIPPFLSMIPTFMTMNLLGWINEPRALYVPGAAAALGVFLMRQYIASAIPIELVEAARIDGCSELRIYWTVVLPLLGPALGTLGLISFIQAWNNFLSALVVLRSPSMYTLPLALRILQSPTNSDWGAVMAGSAVAVLPLLVLFAFTSRRLIDGMTAGAVKA encoded by the coding sequence ATGATGATCCGTTCACGCAACCGAGCGCGTTACCTCGGCTATGCAATCGTCTCCGCGGGCGCGGTGCTGATGTTCTCGCCGTTCTACTTCATGTTCGTGTTCGCCACGCACAGCAGCTCCGAAATATTTTCGATGCCGCCGCCCCTTTGGTTCGGCCATGCATTTCTGGACAACATGGCGTCGCTGGTCCGTCATATTCCGTTTTGGCGAAATCTAGGTTGGAGCTTCTATACCTCGATATTGCAAACGCTCCTGACCTTGCTCGTGACGTCGATGGCGGGCTATGCGTTTGCGATGTACGAGTTCCGCTTTAAGAAGGCGCTGTTCGCAGTCGCACTCACCGGCATGCTCATTCCGCCGTTTCTCAGCATGATTCCGACGTTCATGACCATGAATCTGCTGGGCTGGATCAATGAGCCGCGTGCGCTTTACGTCCCCGGGGCGGCTGCCGCGCTCGGCGTGTTCCTGATGCGGCAATACATCGCCAGCGCGATTCCGATCGAACTCGTCGAGGCGGCTCGCATCGACGGTTGCAGTGAGTTGCGCATCTATTGGACCGTCGTGCTGCCGCTGCTCGGGCCCGCATTGGGAACGTTGGGGCTAATCAGTTTCATCCAGGCGTGGAATAACTTTCTTTCCGCGCTCGTGGTGCTGCGCTCGCCCTCGATGTACACCTTGCCGCTCGCACTGCGGATTCTCCAGAGTCCGACCAACTCCGACTGGGGAGCGGTAATGGCGGGTTCGGCTGTGGCCGTGTTACCGCTGCTCGTCTTGTTTGCTTTCACGTCACGCCGTTTGATCGACGGCATGACCGCAGGCGCCGTGAAGGCATGA
- a CDS encoding GH1 family beta-glucosidase: MNKYKFSDDFVWGVATSAYQIEGAARADGRGESIWDEFCRIPGKVVNGESGDVACDHYHRLEEDLDLMADLGIKAYRFSIAWPRIQPDGKGAFNEKGLAFYERLVDGLLKRGMQPFATLYHWDLPLTLQQTQQGWESRDTAYRFVEYARKIGRVFGDRVASIATHNEPWCTAWLGNATGYFAPGNESLKKAAHVAHHLLLSHGLALQALRADGVTAPLGIVLNQSPAHGATDSPEDQAAASLEYAKFVRWYMDPLFKGRYPNEALQWYGDNGPQDVIRDGDFDIIGTPMDFLGINYYTRIYASASGPKRPPGEFGFTDMDWEVYPQGLTELLTQLNADYDLPPIFITENGCATKDVLENGQVQDDDRIEFYDRHLAALADAVKQGVDVAGYFAWSLMDNFEWASGYDKRFGMVHVDYATQQRTLKDSALWYRDAIARHALRANTMET, translated from the coding sequence ATGAATAAATATAAATTCAGTGATGATTTTGTTTGGGGCGTTGCCACCAGTGCCTATCAGATCGAAGGTGCCGCTCGCGCCGACGGCCGCGGCGAGTCGATCTGGGATGAGTTTTGCCGGATTCCCGGCAAGGTGGTGAATGGCGAAAGCGGCGACGTGGCCTGCGATCACTATCATCGACTCGAGGAGGATCTCGACCTGATGGCCGACCTCGGCATCAAGGCCTATCGTTTCTCGATCGCGTGGCCGCGAATTCAACCCGATGGCAAGGGCGCGTTCAACGAGAAGGGGCTCGCATTCTACGAACGGCTCGTCGACGGTTTGCTCAAACGCGGTATGCAGCCCTTCGCAACCCTCTATCACTGGGATCTCCCACTCACGTTGCAGCAGACCCAGCAAGGCTGGGAAAGCCGCGATACGGCGTATCGCTTCGTGGAGTACGCACGCAAGATCGGCCGCGTATTCGGCGATCGGGTCGCGTCGATCGCGACGCACAATGAGCCGTGGTGCACCGCCTGGCTCGGCAACGCCACTGGCTATTTCGCGCCCGGCAACGAAAGCCTGAAGAAAGCGGCGCACGTTGCCCACCATCTGCTGCTCTCGCATGGGCTCGCTTTGCAGGCGCTGCGCGCCGATGGCGTGACGGCACCGCTTGGAATCGTACTCAACCAGTCCCCCGCGCACGGCGCGACGGATTCGCCTGAGGATCAAGCCGCCGCGTCGCTCGAGTACGCGAAGTTCGTGCGCTGGTATATGGATCCGCTCTTCAAGGGCAGGTACCCGAACGAAGCGTTGCAATGGTATGGCGACAATGGTCCTCAAGACGTGATTCGCGATGGCGACTTCGACATCATCGGTACGCCGATGGATTTCCTTGGGATCAACTATTACACCCGCATCTATGCCAGCGCCTCGGGCCCGAAGCGGCCTCCGGGCGAGTTCGGCTTCACGGATATGGACTGGGAAGTCTATCCGCAAGGCCTGACCGAACTACTGACCCAACTGAACGCGGACTACGACCTGCCGCCGATTTTCATCACTGAGAACGGTTGCGCGACAAAAGACGTATTGGAAAACGGCCAAGTTCAAGACGACGACCGTATCGAGTTCTACGACAGGCATCTCGCCGCGCTCGCCGATGCCGTCAAACAAGGTGTCGATGTCGCTGGATATTTCGCGTGGAGTCTGATGGACAACTTCGAGTGGGCGTCGGGCTATGACAAGCGTTTCGGCATGGTGCACGTGGACTACGCGACCCAGCAACGCACGCTCAAAGACAGCGCTTTGTGGTACAGGGACGCCATTGCGCGGCATGCCCTTCGAGCAAACACGATGGAAACGTGA
- a CDS encoding ABC transporter ATP-binding protein gives MGELVLRNVEKTYGDGPRVIHGVDLHVPDGQFTAFVGPSGCGKSTMLRMIAGLESVSAGDVLIDGVRVNDLQPRDRGISMVFQSYALYPHMTVAENMGFSLKLSGAGKAEIGQAVGRAAEILQITHLLDRKPKALSGGQRQRVAIGRAIVRKPRIFLFDEPLSNLDASLRVQTRIELAKLHRELGTTMIYVTHDQVEAMTLGQKIVVFNKGGIEQIGAPLDLYARPANLFVGSFLGSPKMNLLPGRLVSQSHTQAVVELAACGERITLEGRAECDIGTEVTLGIRPENLTLTPAGQGIGAIVELVEHLGDVSILHAQVHGLDQSVAVRVDGSATNLVVGSQIGLALTVSAAILFDSQGKTIAFAHAEHQMAAVG, from the coding sequence ATGGGCGAGCTTGTATTGCGCAATGTTGAAAAGACGTATGGAGACGGGCCGCGGGTGATACATGGTGTCGATCTGCACGTGCCGGACGGCCAGTTTACCGCTTTCGTCGGCCCATCTGGATGTGGAAAGTCGACCATGCTGCGAATGATCGCCGGGCTCGAATCGGTGAGCGCGGGCGACGTGCTCATCGACGGTGTGCGCGTCAACGATCTTCAACCCAGGGATCGCGGCATTTCGATGGTGTTCCAAAGCTACGCGCTCTATCCCCATATGACCGTGGCGGAAAACATGGGTTTCTCGCTGAAGTTGTCCGGGGCGGGGAAAGCGGAGATCGGGCAGGCGGTGGGACGTGCGGCCGAGATCCTGCAGATCACGCATCTGCTCGATCGCAAACCCAAGGCGTTATCGGGCGGGCAGCGACAACGCGTGGCGATCGGCAGAGCCATCGTGCGCAAGCCGCGCATTTTTCTATTCGACGAGCCTTTGTCGAATCTCGACGCATCGTTGCGTGTGCAGACGCGGATCGAGTTGGCGAAGCTGCATCGCGAACTCGGCACGACGATGATCTACGTGACGCACGACCAGGTGGAAGCGATGACGCTGGGGCAGAAGATCGTCGTTTTCAACAAAGGCGGCATCGAGCAGATCGGCGCTCCGCTCGATCTGTATGCAAGGCCCGCGAATCTTTTTGTCGGCAGCTTTCTGGGCTCGCCGAAGATGAATCTACTGCCGGGCCGGCTGGTGTCTCAAAGCCATACGCAGGCCGTCGTCGAACTGGCTGCGTGCGGTGAGCGCATCACGTTGGAAGGGCGGGCCGAATGTGACATCGGGACAGAAGTGACCTTGGGCATACGGCCGGAGAATCTGACGCTCACTCCCGCGGGGCAGGGTATCGGTGCAATCGTGGAATTGGTCGAGCATTTGGGCGATGTATCGATCCTGCACGCACAGGTGCACGGCTTGGATCAGAGCGTTGCCGTGAGAGTCGACGGCAGTGCGACGAACCTGGTCGTCGGCTCGCAGATTGGACTTGCGCTCACCGTATCGGCAGCCATCCTGTTCGACTCACAGGGCAAGACGATCGCATTTGCACACGCGGAGCATCAGATGGCAGCGGTGGGTTGA